TGGGTCTCGGCAGGTTTCTGGACCGCGCTGATGGGCTTCCTGGAACTGCTGACCGGCCACGACAAGTACCGCATCTCCGGGGCCAGCGCCGGCAACGAGCCGATTCCCAAGGATGCGCGCACCGCACTGGTGATGCCGATCTGCAACGAAGACGTGCCCCGGGTGTTTGCCGGCCTGCGCGCGACCTTCGAGTCGGTGGCGGCCACCGGTGACCTGGACCGTTTCGACTTCTTCGTCCTCAGCGACAGCAACGACAGCGATATCTGTGTGGCCGAGCAGCAGGCCTGGCTGGATGTCTGCCGCGAAGCCAAGGGCTTCGGCAAGATCTTCTATCGCCGCCGTCGCCGCCGAGTGAAACGCAAGAGCGGCAACCTCGACGACTTCTGCCGTCGCTGGGGCGGTGACTACAAGTACATGGTCGTGCTCGACGCTGACAGCGTGATGAGCGGCGAATGCCTGACCAGCCTGGTACGCCTGATGGAAGCCACGCCGGACGCGGGGATCATCCAGACCGCGCCACGGGCCTCGGGCATGGACACCCTGTATGCGCGCATGCAGCAGTTCGCCACCCGGGTCTACGGCCCGCTGTTCACCGCCGGCCTGCACTTCTGGCAGTTGGGGGAATCCCACTACTGGGGGCACAACGCGATCATCCGCATGCAGCCGTTCATCGAGCACTGTGCCCTGGCGCCGTTGCCGGGCAAGGGTGCCTTCGCCGGTGCGATCCTCTCCCACGACTTCGTCGAAGCCGCGCTGATGCGCCGTGCCGGTTGGGGCGTGTGGATTGCCTACGACCTGCCGGGCAGCTACGAAGAGCTGCCGCCGAACCTGCTGGACGAACTCAAGCGTGACCGGCGCTGGTGCCACGGCAACCTGATGAACTTCCGCCTGTTTCTGGTCAAGGGCATGCACCCGGTGCACCGCGCGGTGTTCCTCACCGGGGTGATGTCCTACCTGTCGGCGCCGCTGTGGTTCTTCTTCCTGGTGCTGTCCACGGCCCTGCTGGCGGTCAACACCCTGATGGAGCCGCAGTACTTCCTCGAGCCGCGGCAGCTGTATCCGCTGTGGCCGCAGTGGCATCCGGACAAGGCCATCGCGCTGTTCTCCACCACCATCGTGCTGCTGTTCCTGCCCAAGCTCTTGAGCATCATCCTGATCTGGGCCAAGGGTGCGAAAGAGTTCGGTGGCAAGTTCAAGGTGACCCTGTCGATGCTCCTGGAGATGCTGTTCTCCATGCTGCTGGCGCCGGTGCGGATGATTTTCCACACCCGTTTCGTACTGGCCGCATTCCTGGGCTGGGCCGCGACCTGGAACTCGCCACAGCGTGACGACGACTCCACGCCGTGGAGCGAAGCGGTCAAGCGCCACGGTCCGCAGACCCTGCTGGGCTTCTGCTGGGCGCTGCTGGTGATCTGGTTGAACCCGAGCTTCCTCTGGTGGCTGGTACCGATCGTCGGTTCGTTGATGCTGTCGATCCCGGTGTCGGTGATCTCCAGCCGCGTGGGCCTGGGCCTGAAGTCCCGTGACGAAAGCCTGTTCCTGATCCCCGAGGAATACGCTCCGCCACAGGCGCTGCTGGCAACCGACCAGTACACCCATGAAAACCGCTGGCATGCGCTCAACGACGGCTTTGTCCGGGCCGTGGTGGATCCGCAGCAGAACGCCCTGGCCTGTGCCCTGGCGACCTCGCGCCACACCCAGGCCGAGCCCATCGAGTGGCTGCGCCAGGAGCGTGTACGGCATGCTCTGAAAGTCGGCCCGGCGGCCCTGAACAACAGCGAGCGGCTGGCGCTGTTGAGCGACCCGGTAGCCCTGGGGCGCCTGCACGAGCAGGTCTGGAGCGAGGGGCACAGCGAATGGCTGAGCGCCTGGCGCCAGTCGGTGGATGCCGATCCCCATGCACCGCTGCTGCCGTTGCAGCCGCTGAACGCGGCGCCGCAACCGGCCTGAAGCCAACGCCCTTGAGCTCTTGCTCAAGGGCGTTTTGCTTTATGGCGCCAATGGCCGCCTACGCCTTGCCGGAGGCTGTGGCAGCGGCCACCGGTCGCTCCCCCTGAAACAACAAAAATCCTTGTGCAAATGGCCGAGTGCGTTAGCATCGCACCCGCAAATTTCTGCGCGCAATCGACAACGGCCTGCCATTCGAAGCACTCAAGCAGATGACCGCCGTGCGCAGACACCACAATAAAATGGCTTCAGGGGACTTGAGATGAAGAAGTATCTTTCGCTGCTGCTGGCAGGCGCCGCCGCCATGCTGGCGGTCACTACCGCCCAGGCCGGCGCCATCGATGACGCGGTCAAGCGCGGTACGCTGAAAGTCGGCATGGACCCGACCTACATGCCGTTCGAAATGACCAACAAGCGTGGCGAAATCATCGGTTTCGAAGTCGATCTGCTCAAGGCCATGGCCAAGTCCATGGGGGTCAAGCTGGAGATGGTTTCCACTGGCTACGACGGCATCATCCCGGCCCTGCTGACCGACAAGTTCGACATGATCGGCAGCGGCATGACCCTGACCCAGGAACGCAACCTGCGCCTGAACTTCAGCGAACCCTTCATCGTGGTCGGCCAGACCCTGCTGATTCGCAAGGACCTGGAAGGCACCATCAAGTCCTACAAGGACCTGAACAGCGCCGACTACCGCATCACCTCCAAGCTGGGCACCACCGGTGAGATGGTCGCCAAGAAGCTGATCGCCAAGGCCAAGTACCACGGCTACGACAACGAGCAGGAAGCGGTGCTGGACGTGGTCAACGGCAAGGCCGACGCCTTCATCTACGACGCTCCGTACAACGTGGTGGCCGTCAACAAAGTGGGCAATGGCAAGCTGGTCTTCCTCGACAAGCCGTTCACCTACGAGCCCCTGGCCTTCGGTTTGAAGAAGGGCGATTACGACAGCATCAACTTCATCAACAACTTCCTGCACCAGATCCACGAAGACGGCACCTACGATCGCATCCATGACAAGTGGTTCAAGAGCACCGAGTGGCTCAAGGACATGGAATAGGTGTCAGGCAACTGACTTCTGGTTGATCGCGAGCAAGCTCGCTCCTACAGGGCGCATAGCGTTTTTGTAGGAGCGAGCCTGCTCGCGACGATGCCCACCCGGGCTCTGCCGAACCTCCCCGCTGCAAACCGCTGGAACCTGCAAAGTGAACAAACAGAAAAAAGCCCAATGGCCCTGGCACGTACTGACCGTGCTGGTGCTGATCGGCCTGGCCGGCGCCCTGTACTACGCCACCTCGCTGATGTCCTACGAGTGGCGCTGGAACCGTGTCCCCCAGTACTTCGCCTATCAGGCCGAAGAGTCCCAGCGGGCGGCGGAAATCTCCACCGTCGCCGAGGTGGTGCGCCAGGGCGGCAAGGCACAAGTCACGCTGCGCGGTGACTCGGGTGCCGAGCAGCATCTGAGCGTCGATGAAAGCAGCTTGCAGGTGGCTAGCGGCGATGACGTGGCCGAAGGCGATGTCATCGGCGTGACCCGGCACTGGGCCGCGGGCCCGCTGTTGTGGGGCCTGTGGACCACCTTGTGGCTGTCGGTGGTGTCCGGCGTGCTGGGGCTGTTGATCGGCCTGGGTACCGGCCTGTGCCGGTTGTCCAGCAACCCGACCCTGCGCGACCTGTCGACGATCTATGTCGAACTGGTGCGGGGCACGCCGCTGCTGGTGCAGATCTTCATCTTCTATTTCTTTATTGGCACGGTGCTCAATCTGTCCCGGGAGTTCGCCGGGATCGCCGCGCTGTCGCTGTTTACCGGGGCCTATGTGGCGGAAATCGTTCGCGCCGGGGTGCAGTCCATCGCCCGCGGGCAGAACGAAGCCGCTCGCTCCCTGGGGCTCAGCGCCGGCCAGTCGATGCGCCATGTGGTGCTGCCCCAGGCCTTCAAGCGGGTGCTGCCGCCGCTGGCCGGGCAGTTCATCAGCCTGGTCAAGGACACCTCCCTGGTGTCGGTGATCGCCATTACCGAACTGCTCAAAAGCGGCCGGGAAGTCATCACCACGTCGTTCTCGCCATTCGAGATCCTGTTCTGCGTGGCAGGCCTGTATTTGTTGATCAACCTGCCGCTGTCGAAGATGGCCAGCCGGCTTGAGCGGAGGCTCGCGCAAAGTGATTGAAGTCCGCGATCTGGTAAAAGTCTTCGACACCCGCGGCCAGGTGGTGCGCGCGGTGGATAACGTCACCACCCAGGTGGCCAAGGGCGAGGTGCTGGTGGTGATCGGCCCGTCCGGCTCCGGCAAGTCGACCTTCCTGCGTTGCCTCAATGGCCTTGAAGAGTTCGATTCCGGCTCGGTGAGCATCGACGGCCTGCAACTGGCCGACCCGAGGACCGATGTGAACGCCTACCGCCGGGAAGTCGGCATGGTGTTCCAGCACTTCAACCTGTTCCCGCACATGACCGTGCTGGAAAACCTCTGCCTGGCGCAGAAGGTGGTACGCAAGCGCGGCAAGCAGGAGCGCGAGGCCAAGGCCCTGGCGTTGCTGGAAAAGGTCGGGATCGCCCAGAAGGCCCACGAGTTTCCTTCGCGGCTTTCCGGTGGCCAGCAGCAGCGTGTGGCCATCGCCCGGGCCCTGGCCATGGAACCCAAGGTGATGCTGTTCGACGAGCCGACCTCGGCCCTGGACCCGGAAATGGTCGGCGAGGTGCTGGATGTGATGAAGACCCTGGCCCTGGAAGGCATGACCATGGTCTGCGTGACCCACGAAATGGGCTTTGCCCGGGAAGTGGCGGATCGGGTGCTGTTCTTCGATCACGGCAAACTACTGGAAGACGCGGCGCCGCAGGTGTTCTTCGACGCGCCGCAAGACCCGCGGGCCCAGGCTTTCCTGCGCCAGGTGCTGTAAGGCCGGCTCCTGCATTTCCCGGTAGGAGCCGGCTTGCCGGCGAAGCGGCTCAGACCCGGAAACGCCCCACCAGGCTTTGCAGGTGAATCCCCAGCCGCGCCAGCTCGGCGCTGGACGCGGCGGTTTCCTCGCTGGCCGATGACGTCTGTTCAGACACATCCCGCACATTCAACACGCTGCGGTTGATCTCTTCCGC
The DNA window shown above is from Pseudomonas protegens CHA0 and carries:
- a CDS encoding amino acid ABC transporter permease, translating into MNKQKKAQWPWHVLTVLVLIGLAGALYYATSLMSYEWRWNRVPQYFAYQAEESQRAAEISTVAEVVRQGGKAQVTLRGDSGAEQHLSVDESSLQVASGDDVAEGDVIGVTRHWAAGPLLWGLWTTLWLSVVSGVLGLLIGLGTGLCRLSSNPTLRDLSTIYVELVRGTPLLVQIFIFYFFIGTVLNLSREFAGIAALSLFTGAYVAEIVRAGVQSIARGQNEAARSLGLSAGQSMRHVVLPQAFKRVLPPLAGQFISLVKDTSLVSVIAITELLKSGREVITTSFSPFEILFCVAGLYLLINLPLSKMASRLERRLAQSD
- a CDS encoding amino acid ABC transporter ATP-binding protein: MIEVRDLVKVFDTRGQVVRAVDNVTTQVAKGEVLVVIGPSGSGKSTFLRCLNGLEEFDSGSVSIDGLQLADPRTDVNAYRREVGMVFQHFNLFPHMTVLENLCLAQKVVRKRGKQEREAKALALLEKVGIAQKAHEFPSRLSGGQQQRVAIARALAMEPKVMLFDEPTSALDPEMVGEVLDVMKTLALEGMTMVCVTHEMGFAREVADRVLFFDHGKLLEDAAPQVFFDAPQDPRAQAFLRQVL
- the mdoH gene encoding glucans biosynthesis glucosyltransferase MdoH, with protein sequence MSNSQLQPESLAEYLAHLPMSDQQRAELAGCQSFSELHQRLSSSTFDGPTDAAQASVGQRLTLSTAAELEEAEMLAVDAEGRVCLKATPPIRRTKVVPEPWRTNILVRGWRRLTGRTNPPAPKKDERVLPAARWRTVGSIRRYILLVLMLGQTIVAGWYMKGIMPYQGWSFVDLEEVMHQPLMQTAQQVLPYALQTSILILFGILFCWVSAGFWTALMGFLELLTGHDKYRISGASAGNEPIPKDARTALVMPICNEDVPRVFAGLRATFESVAATGDLDRFDFFVLSDSNDSDICVAEQQAWLDVCREAKGFGKIFYRRRRRRVKRKSGNLDDFCRRWGGDYKYMVVLDADSVMSGECLTSLVRLMEATPDAGIIQTAPRASGMDTLYARMQQFATRVYGPLFTAGLHFWQLGESHYWGHNAIIRMQPFIEHCALAPLPGKGAFAGAILSHDFVEAALMRRAGWGVWIAYDLPGSYEELPPNLLDELKRDRRWCHGNLMNFRLFLVKGMHPVHRAVFLTGVMSYLSAPLWFFFLVLSTALLAVNTLMEPQYFLEPRQLYPLWPQWHPDKAIALFSTTIVLLFLPKLLSIILIWAKGAKEFGGKFKVTLSMLLEMLFSMLLAPVRMIFHTRFVLAAFLGWAATWNSPQRDDDSTPWSEAVKRHGPQTLLGFCWALLVIWLNPSFLWWLVPIVGSLMLSIPVSVISSRVGLGLKSRDESLFLIPEEYAPPQALLATDQYTHENRWHALNDGFVRAVVDPQQNALACALATSRHTQAEPIEWLRQERVRHALKVGPAALNNSERLALLSDPVALGRLHEQVWSEGHSEWLSAWRQSVDADPHAPLLPLQPLNAAPQPA
- a CDS encoding transporter substrate-binding domain-containing protein, whose amino-acid sequence is MKKYLSLLLAGAAAMLAVTTAQAGAIDDAVKRGTLKVGMDPTYMPFEMTNKRGEIIGFEVDLLKAMAKSMGVKLEMVSTGYDGIIPALLTDKFDMIGSGMTLTQERNLRLNFSEPFIVVGQTLLIRKDLEGTIKSYKDLNSADYRITSKLGTTGEMVAKKLIAKAKYHGYDNEQEAVLDVVNGKADAFIYDAPYNVVAVNKVGNGKLVFLDKPFTYEPLAFGLKKGDYDSINFINNFLHQIHEDGTYDRIHDKWFKSTEWLKDME